From Aristaeella lactis, the proteins below share one genomic window:
- the der gene encoding ribosome biogenesis GTPase Der — MAKPLVAIVGRPNVGKSTFFNKMAGKRISIVDDMPGVTRDRITADAEWLGHNFTLIDTGGIDPRSDDVLLSQMREQAEIAMDLADVICFFTDARDGLTEDDKDVANMLRKTTKPVLLVVNKVDYLDLNDNLYEFYELGLGDPIGISSVNMLGFGDLLDRMIELFPEDADNTDDEAKPIQLAIVGRPNVGKSSLTNRLLGENRTMVSDIAGTTRDAIDSLYTAEDGTVYNIIDTAGIRRKRSVEDETLERYSVLRSIAAIRRCDVALLLIDANDGVTEQDTKIAGLIHDEGKAVIVIVNKWDMLDKETGTYEKYKKQVLDDLKFMTYAPVLFISAKSGQRVGQILDKVKEVYETACRRITTGVLNDVLNDAVNALQPPVQGGKRLRIYYATQGGVQPPSFVLFVNEEKLMFFAYERYLENFFRKSFNLEGTPIRFILREKKKED, encoded by the coding sequence ATGGCTAAACCGCTTGTCGCAATTGTCGGCCGTCCGAATGTCGGCAAATCCACCTTTTTCAATAAAATGGCCGGTAAACGGATCAGCATCGTTGATGATATGCCCGGTGTTACCCGGGACAGGATCACCGCTGATGCTGAGTGGCTTGGACATAATTTTACGCTGATTGACACAGGCGGTATTGATCCGAGAAGCGATGACGTTCTCCTCAGCCAGATGCGGGAGCAGGCTGAAATCGCAATGGATCTCGCCGATGTGATATGCTTTTTTACGGACGCGAGAGACGGTCTGACAGAAGATGATAAAGACGTTGCCAACATGCTCCGTAAAACCACCAAGCCGGTACTGCTTGTTGTCAACAAAGTGGATTATCTTGACCTGAATGATAATCTTTACGAGTTTTACGAACTGGGTCTCGGGGATCCCATCGGTATCAGCAGCGTGAATATGCTCGGGTTCGGTGATCTGCTGGACCGTATGATCGAACTGTTCCCGGAGGACGCGGATAACACAGACGATGAAGCAAAGCCCATCCAGCTTGCGATTGTCGGCCGGCCGAACGTTGGCAAAAGTTCCCTGACCAACCGGCTGCTGGGAGAAAACCGTACGATGGTATCCGATATAGCCGGTACCACACGGGACGCTATCGATTCCCTGTATACCGCTGAAGATGGTACTGTCTATAACATCATTGATACCGCCGGAATCCGCAGGAAGCGTTCCGTGGAGGATGAAACGCTGGAAAGATACAGCGTGCTCCGGTCCATTGCCGCCATCAGGCGCTGTGATGTGGCACTGCTTCTGATTGACGCGAATGACGGTGTGACGGAACAGGATACAAAAATCGCCGGTCTGATTCACGATGAAGGCAAGGCCGTTATCGTCATTGTGAACAAATGGGATATGCTTGACAAGGAAACCGGCACCTATGAAAAGTATAAAAAACAGGTGCTGGATGACCTGAAATTCATGACTTATGCTCCCGTTTTGTTTATTTCCGCCAAATCCGGCCAGCGTGTGGGTCAGATCCTGGACAAGGTGAAGGAAGTATATGAAACCGCCTGCCGCAGGATCACAACCGGTGTCCTGAATGATGTGCTGAATGACGCGGTTAACGCTCTTCAGCCTCCTGTCCAGGGCGGAAAACGCCTGAGAATCTACTATGCAACACAGGGTGGAGTACAGCCGCCTTCTTTCGTGCTGTTTGTCAATGAAGAAAAGCTGATGTTCTTCGCATACGAAAGGTATCTGGAGAATTTCTTCAGGAAATCCTTCAATCTGGAAGGAACTCCGATCCGCTTTATCCTGCGGGAAAAGAAAAAGGAGGATTGA
- a CDS encoding SLOG family protein: MDREHDLLPEGIRETAFFTGHRYLPADEKAHIQQRIADAVVMAYNDGYRRFICGCALGFDTLAALQVLQLKKKYPDMILSLAIPCEMQADRWHDKDREIYSRILEQADEKTVLSPCYFQGVMLTRNRYMADRSSLCICYLYHMRGGTASTVRYALKQDHIRIINLASAQDYNTGLLREKAWNYMSTSPSAGKNAATVHLFLSQRKNLTMKHTSIFF; encoded by the coding sequence ATGGACAGGGAACATGATCTCCTGCCGGAAGGAATCCGTGAAACAGCCTTTTTTACAGGTCACAGATACCTTCCTGCCGATGAAAAAGCACATATTCAGCAGCGCATTGCTGACGCTGTTGTCATGGCATATAACGATGGTTACAGGCGTTTTATCTGCGGATGCGCCCTTGGTTTTGACACCCTTGCCGCCTTACAGGTGCTTCAGCTGAAAAAAAAGTATCCGGATATGATTCTCTCCCTGGCCATTCCCTGTGAAATGCAGGCAGACCGCTGGCATGATAAAGACAGGGAAATATACAGTAGGATCCTCGAACAGGCTGATGAAAAAACAGTTCTTTCCCCCTGCTATTTTCAGGGTGTTATGCTCACAAGAAACAGGTATATGGCTGACCGTTCCTCCCTGTGCATATGTTACCTCTATCATATGCGGGGAGGAACCGCTTCCACAGTCCGCTACGCGCTGAAACAGGATCATATCAGAATTATCAATCTGGCTTCCGCACAGGATTACAACACCGGATTGCTGAGGGAAAAAGCATGGAATTATATGTCCACATCCCCTTCTGCAGGAAAAAATGCCGCTACTGTTCATTTGTTTCTTTCACAGAGAAAGAATCTGACTATGAAGCATACATCGATCTTCTTCTGA
- the hemW gene encoding radical SAM family heme chaperone HemW, with translation MELYVHIPFCRKKCRYCSFVSFTEKESDYEAYIDLLLKEAEWRADEAEEPVRTVYIGGGTPSLLPPRLFSRLIHGLDSIYDFSSVSEFTSEANPGTVTKAWLDNACELGINRLSFGMQAAQDSLLLILGRIHHQEDVIRSVELARQSGITNINLDLIFGIPSQTEENWIETLRAAVELKPAHISAYGLIPEEGTPLYEDLRLNRLQLPDTDTERNMYSSAVSFLRSMGLERYEISNFATPGFECIHNIGYWTQVPYTGLGISAASMTRLCSLPDGVTYIRKTNPDSWPEYAAMIRNRISPPDEIISCREARFESVMLGFRLAEGINEDTFMKMHKVSLEESYGNRLKPFVDNGLIIHEGKQWRMSERGLDIQNAILSELMDD, from the coding sequence ATGGAATTATATGTCCACATCCCCTTCTGCAGGAAAAAATGCCGCTACTGTTCATTTGTTTCTTTCACAGAGAAAGAATCTGACTATGAAGCATACATCGATCTTCTTCTGAAGGAGGCGGAATGGCGTGCGGATGAAGCAGAGGAACCGGTCCGAACCGTTTATATCGGCGGCGGAACGCCTTCCCTTCTTCCTCCCCGGCTGTTCAGCAGACTGATCCACGGACTTGATTCCATATATGATTTCAGCAGCGTATCAGAGTTCACATCGGAAGCCAACCCCGGAACAGTCACGAAGGCCTGGCTTGACAATGCCTGTGAACTTGGAATAAACCGTCTCTCTTTCGGAATGCAGGCTGCCCAGGATTCATTGCTTCTGATCCTCGGAAGGATTCATCATCAGGAGGATGTTATCCGTTCTGTGGAACTGGCAAGGCAATCCGGTATAACGAATATCAATCTCGATCTCATCTTCGGTATTCCTTCCCAGACAGAGGAAAACTGGATAGAAACGCTTAGGGCGGCGGTTGAACTGAAACCGGCTCATATCAGTGCGTATGGACTGATTCCGGAGGAAGGCACGCCGCTTTATGAGGATCTGCGGCTGAACCGTCTTCAGCTGCCGGATACAGATACGGAAAGAAATATGTACTCTTCCGCCGTATCTTTCCTCAGGTCAATGGGGCTTGAACGTTATGAGATATCCAATTTTGCCACGCCCGGCTTTGAATGTATTCATAATATCGGCTACTGGACACAGGTCCCGTATACCGGCCTTGGCATATCTGCCGCATCCATGACCAGGCTTTGTTCCCTTCCGGACGGTGTAACCTATATACGGAAAACCAACCCTGACAGCTGGCCGGAATACGCCGCAATGATCCGGAACCGTATTTCTCCGCCTGATGAAATCATATCATGCCGGGAAGCTCGTTTTGAGTCCGTTATGCTGGGGTTCAGGCTGGCGGAAGGAATAAATGAAGACACCTTTATGAAGATGCATAAGGTGTCCCTGGAAGAGAGCTATGGAAACAGGCTGAAGCCATTTGTTGATAACGGACTGATCATCCATGAAGGAAAACAATGGAGAATGTCCGAACGCGGTCTGGATATCCAGAATGCCATTCTGTCCGAACTGATGGATGATTAG
- the plsY gene encoding glycerol-3-phosphate 1-O-acyltransferase PlsY: MPREILYIICCLLGYLLGSISGGIITSTLAKGPDLHTVGSKSTGASNVQRTMGWKYGIITFLIDGLKGIAACAIAELFTGSHFAAMLAGLFCVIGHNWPVFFHFRGGKGVATTGGVMLYCFPLPALLCIALTVAVIALFRYISVGSMLLVVTFFILSFFFSSCNACVIVWTFILMVMCIARHHANIDRLIHGNENKLGHKAHPSGGAHEQ, translated from the coding sequence ATGCCCAGGGAAATCCTTTACATTATATGCTGTCTGCTCGGTTACCTGCTGGGTTCCATTTCCGGAGGCATTATCACATCCACGCTGGCCAAGGGACCTGATCTCCATACCGTTGGCAGCAAAAGTACCGGAGCCAGCAACGTTCAGCGGACCATGGGCTGGAAATACGGTATCATCACATTCCTGATTGACGGCCTGAAAGGCATAGCAGCCTGTGCAATCGCTGAATTGTTTACAGGAAGCCATTTCGCGGCCATGCTGGCTGGTCTGTTCTGCGTGATCGGCCATAACTGGCCTGTTTTCTTTCATTTCCGCGGAGGAAAAGGCGTTGCCACAACCGGCGGTGTGATGCTTTACTGTTTTCCCCTTCCCGCTCTTCTGTGTATAGCGCTGACCGTTGCGGTCATTGCTCTTTTCAGGTATATCTCTGTAGGCAGCATGCTGCTTGTTGTCACTTTCTTTATCCTGTCTTTTTTCTTCAGTTCCTGCAACGCATGCGTCATTGTATGGACCTTTATTCTGATGGTTATGTGCATCGCAAGGCACCATGCCAATATTGATCGGCTGATTCACGGAAATGAAAACAAGCTCGGACATAAAGCACATCCTTCCGGAGGTGCTCATGAACAATAA
- the lepA gene encoding translation elongation factor 4, translated as MNNNMNHVRNFCIVAHIDHGKSTLADRILEKTGVFEKREMVEQILDSMELERERGITIKSKVVHMTYRAKDGKDYILNLIDTPGHVDFTYEVSRALAACEGALLVVDATQGIEAQTLANVYMALEHNLETIPVINKIDLPSARPEEVRQEIEDVIGLDASYAPLISAKTGLNVEDVLEAIVNHIPAPQGDPDAPLKALIFDAYYDNYRGAICFIRIMDGTIRPGMKMRMMATGSEFDVVEVGTFDPGYRPCDELKAGDVGYVSASIKDVRDTRVGDTITDAARPASEPLPGYRNVTPMVYCGIYPADGADYPALKDALEKLRMNDASLSFEPETSVALGYGFRCGFLGLLHMDIITTRLEREFDLNLVTTAPSVIYRVIKTNGTELMIDNPTNLPPVGEIAEMEEPFVHATIYTPQEYVGTLMELCQDKRGIFIDMQYEGTRVKLNYDMPLNEIIFDFFDQIKSRSRGYASFDYELKDYRPSDLVKLDILLNGEICDAFSIIVHREKAYARGRGIAEKLKDVIPRQMFEIPIQAAIGGKVIARETVKAIRKDVLAKCYGGDITRKKKLLEKQKEGKKRMRQFGTVQVPSEAFLAVLKMD; from the coding sequence ATGAACAATAATATGAATCATGTCCGCAATTTCTGTATTGTGGCACATATCGACCATGGCAAAAGCACTCTCGCAGACAGGATCCTTGAAAAAACCGGTGTTTTTGAGAAGCGTGAAATGGTTGAACAGATCCTTGACAGCATGGAACTGGAACGGGAACGCGGCATAACTATCAAAAGCAAAGTTGTTCATATGACCTATCGCGCGAAAGACGGTAAAGACTATATCCTGAACCTGATCGACACTCCCGGCCATGTGGACTTCACCTATGAAGTCAGCCGCGCGCTGGCCGCCTGCGAAGGCGCCCTGCTCGTTGTTGACGCAACCCAGGGCATTGAGGCGCAGACCCTTGCCAATGTCTACATGGCTCTGGAACATAATCTGGAAACCATCCCTGTCATCAATAAAATCGATCTTCCTTCTGCCCGTCCTGAGGAAGTAAGGCAGGAAATAGAAGATGTAATCGGCCTGGACGCCAGCTATGCCCCTCTGATTTCAGCCAAAACAGGCCTGAATGTGGAAGATGTTCTTGAAGCGATCGTCAATCATATTCCCGCCCCGCAGGGAGATCCGGACGCTCCCCTCAAGGCATTGATTTTTGATGCCTACTATGATAATTATCGCGGTGCCATCTGCTTTATACGGATTATGGACGGAACGATCCGTCCCGGAATGAAAATGCGTATGATGGCTACCGGCAGTGAATTTGACGTCGTGGAGGTAGGTACCTTCGATCCCGGTTACAGGCCCTGCGATGAGCTGAAGGCCGGGGACGTCGGTTATGTTTCCGCTTCCATCAAGGATGTGCGTGACACACGTGTCGGCGACACTATTACCGACGCGGCGCGCCCGGCTTCGGAACCCCTGCCGGGCTACCGCAATGTGACTCCGATGGTTTACTGCGGTATTTATCCTGCTGACGGTGCTGATTATCCGGCGCTCAAGGACGCCCTTGAAAAACTGAGAATGAATGACGCTTCCCTGTCCTTTGAGCCGGAAACATCCGTTGCCCTTGGATACGGTTTCCGCTGCGGATTCCTCGGCCTGCTGCATATGGATATTATTACCACACGCCTGGAACGCGAATTTGACCTGAATCTTGTCACAACTGCGCCGAGTGTTATTTACCGTGTGATTAAAACAAACGGAACCGAACTGATGATTGACAATCCCACCAATCTGCCTCCGGTCGGTGAAATCGCCGAAATGGAAGAACCTTTTGTCCACGCCACAATCTATACTCCGCAGGAATATGTAGGCACTCTGATGGAGCTTTGTCAGGATAAACGCGGCATTTTCATTGATATGCAGTATGAAGGCACCCGTGTCAAGCTGAATTATGACATGCCTCTCAACGAGATCATCTTTGATTTCTTCGACCAGATCAAAAGCAGGAGCCGCGGCTACGCTTCCTTTGATTATGAGCTGAAGGATTACCGTCCCAGTGATCTTGTAAAACTGGATATCCTGCTTAACGGAGAAATCTGCGATGCTTTCTCCATCATTGTCCACCGTGAAAAAGCCTATGCCCGCGGACGGGGCATCGCTGAAAAGCTGAAGGATGTTATTCCACGCCAGATGTTTGAAATCCCGATTCAGGCTGCCATCGGCGGAAAAGTGATTGCGCGCGAAACCGTTAAGGCCATACGCAAGGATGTTCTTGCCAAATGTTACGGTGGAGATATTACCCGCAAGAAAAAGCTGCTCGAAAAACAGAAGGAAGGTAAAAAACGCATGCGTCAGTTCGGTACCGTCCAGGTGCCCAGCGAAGCCTTCCTTGCTGTTCTTAAAATGGACTGA
- a CDS encoding DUF512 domain-containing protein → MSVRIHAVSAGSPAEKAGIQPDDRIVSINDTPIADEIDYQALSTGTCLRVRIEHEGVPCDYTIRKSEWTPLGLSLDETESMKPRHCRNRCLFCFIDQLPQGMRDTLYVKDDDWRLSLMMGNYVTLTNVNDEEFNRIIERKASPLFISVQATDPQTRCVMLSNRHAGNLMDRLRRLKENGLQFHCQVVLCPGVNDGEILRKTITDLASLYPSSQSLAIVPVGLTKHRDGLADLKGFDAVSAKKLIDFVKGYQEKYLEEFGTRFVFASDEFYCICNEPIPDHTAYEDYPQIENGVGMLRLLEQECEESYEFLFSDGFPESSLNRHLLIPTGVSARPYIEKLVSRYAPKGTSVEVKAVKNRFFGETITVTGLIVGRDLIDALKGIPCDEILICDTMLRAQTDMFLDETTLEDVRRELGKPIRVVQNNGESLIRALWGLEEENG, encoded by the coding sequence TTGTCTGTCAGAATTCATGCTGTTTCCGCTGGTTCGCCCGCTGAAAAAGCCGGTATACAGCCTGATGACCGGATTGTATCCATTAATGACACACCGATCGCTGACGAGATTGACTATCAGGCCCTTTCCACCGGCACCTGCCTCAGGGTCAGGATTGAACACGAAGGCGTTCCCTGTGATTATACGATTCGTAAATCAGAATGGACTCCGCTGGGACTGAGCCTGGATGAAACCGAATCCATGAAACCCCGCCACTGCCGAAACCGGTGTCTTTTCTGTTTTATCGACCAGCTGCCTCAGGGAATGCGCGATACGCTCTATGTCAAGGATGACGACTGGCGGCTGAGCCTGATGATGGGCAATTATGTAACGCTCACCAACGTTAATGATGAAGAGTTTAACCGCATCATTGAACGAAAGGCCTCCCCTCTCTTCATTTCCGTCCAGGCAACCGATCCTCAGACACGCTGCGTGATGCTCAGCAACCGTCACGCCGGAAACCTGATGGACAGGCTCAGACGCCTGAAGGAAAACGGTCTGCAGTTCCATTGCCAGGTTGTGCTCTGCCCGGGTGTCAATGACGGGGAAATCCTGCGGAAGACCATTACGGATCTCGCCTCTTTATATCCCTCCTCCCAGTCCCTTGCCATTGTTCCGGTCGGACTGACCAAACACAGGGATGGCCTTGCTGACCTGAAGGGATTTGATGCTGTATCCGCCAAAAAGCTGATTGACTTTGTAAAGGGATACCAGGAAAAATACCTTGAGGAATTCGGAACCCGTTTTGTATTTGCGTCCGATGAATTCTACTGTATCTGTAATGAACCCATACCGGATCATACAGCATATGAGGATTATCCGCAGATTGAAAACGGCGTAGGCATGCTCCGGCTGCTGGAGCAGGAATGTGAGGAATCTTATGAATTTCTGTTTTCTGATGGTTTTCCTGAAAGCTCACTAAATCGGCATCTGCTTATCCCGACAGGTGTTTCTGCCCGTCCGTATATCGAAAAGCTGGTCAGCCGGTATGCGCCGAAAGGAACATCTGTAGAGGTAAAAGCGGTCAAAAACAGGTTTTTTGGAGAAACCATTACCGTTACAGGCCTGATTGTTGGGCGTGATCTCATTGACGCCCTGAAAGGCATTCCCTGTGACGAAATACTGATATGCGATACAATGCTGCGCGCGCAGACAGATATGTTTCTGGACGAAACGACCCTGGAAGATGTGCGCAGGGAACTTGGAAAACCGATCAGGGTTGTACAGAACAACGGAGAATCGCTGATCCGTGCCCTGTGGGGATTGGAGGAAGAAAATGGCTAA